From Paenibacillus sp. PL2-23:
CGGGTTTTTAATGTCTACGTTTTTTGCGTTTTTTTTGTCGGCCAAAATTCAACAGCCTCTCCTGCAGTTGAAGAATGCGGCAGATTCCGTCTCGCAGGGCGATTACAGCACCCGGGTGCCGATCCGCTCCTCCGACGAGATTGGACAGCTCGCCAATACGTTCAACCATATGACGGAGCAGCTGGAGAAGCTCATCTATGACCTGAACCACGAAAAAAATCATTTGGCCAGCGTGCTGAGAAGCATGGGGGACTCCGTCATTACGTTCGACGCGGAGGGCAAGGTCATTCTAACCAATCCAAGTGGGCATCTGCTGATCGCTGGCTGGTCCGCGCTGGAGGATGCATGGGAGGAGGAGCCTTCGGATAACGCGCCTACCTACTCCGGAGTGCCTATGCCGCTTCGCTACCTGTTCCAGCAGGTGATGAAGGAAGGGAAGGACCAGACCGAGAAGCTGCATGTGCATAGCAGCGTATGGTCGGTTGTGATGGCTCCGCTGGAATCAGGAGGCGTCATTCGCGGCGCGGTCGCGGTTATCCGCAACGTTACGGAGGAGCATAAGCTGGATAAGCTCCGGCGTGACTTTGTCGCGAATATATCCCATGAGATCCGAACGCCGCTCTCCATGCTTCAAGGCTACAGCGAGGCGCTGCTTGACGACATAGTTGCGTCTCCCGAGGAGCGACGCGAGCTGGTGCAGGTCATCCATGATGAGTCGCTGCGCATGGGACGGCTTGTGAATGACTTTCTGGATATTGCCAGAATGGAAGCGGGACATGTCGACATGCATTATCAGAAGGTGGATCTGCGACATGTTGTACGGAGAGTGCACCGTAAATTTCAGGTGTACGCCAAGGAGCGAGAAGTCGCCCTCTATGCAGAACTGCCGGAGGATCGAGAGCTGTTGATGGAGCAAGCCGATGAGGATCGTCTGGAGCAGGTGCTGACCAATCTGATGGACAATGCGCTTAGACATACTCCTGCGGGCAAGTCCATTACGATAAGCGGAGAAGCGCAGGTTGTCAGCGGCAAGGCCTATATTCAGCTGAAGGTGATCGACGAGGGAATCGGCATTCCGCCGGAGGACGTGCCTTATATATTCGAGCGCTTCTACAAAGCGGATAAGGCCAGGAAGCGGGGAGATTCCGCGGGTACGGGTCTCGGACTGGCCATCGTCAAAAATTTGATTGATCTTCATCATGGCAAAATAAATGTAGAGAGCTTCGGCGGGGCCGGCACGACCTTTACACTGCTGCTGCCAGTCGAAGGACAAGAATAATGTCAGACACTGTCCAAAGCCGTTGAAATGACGCTGGGGCGCTCCCGACAAGGAGCGCCCTTTTTGTTGAACATCAGCGATTAATCTTGTTGTTCGTGAAACATTATGACCAGGTACGGGTCATTTCGCTTGATCGTTGAATATAGAAAAAGCTGCTCCGGCTTGGAGCAGCTTTTCGCTTTATGGCAATTTAATTTCTTTGGCTGTGTTCAATTCCGGCATATTCGTCAGCTGCGCAAGCACTTCCTTCGGCGTGCCTTTGTCGACGCGCAGTACCATGATGGCGGAGCCGCCCTCAAGCTGACGGCCAACCTGCATGGTTGCGATGTTGACGTCGTTGCTGCCGAGAAGGGTGCCGACACGGCCGATAATGCCCGGCTTGTCGTTATGCGAGATCAGAATCAGGTTGCCTTCCGGCGTAACGTCGACAGGGAACTTGTCGATCTGGACAATGCGCGGACCATAGCCCGTCAGCAGCGTTCCGGATACCACATGCTCTTCCTTCTTCGTGCGGAGAGCGACAGTTACCAGATTCGTAAAGTCCTTGGAGGTAGACGACTTCTGGATGACGATATTAACATCGCGAAGCTTGGCAAGGTGCATGGAGTTGACCACATTCACCTGCTCCAGGCCCAAGTGATGCGACAGCACGCCGCGAACGACATAACGGGTAAGCGGCTGGGTGTCCAGCTCGGCCAATTCGCCGGAGTAGCTGACGACGATTTCTTGTACAGCGCCTTCTGTCGATTGGGCGATAAAGCTGCCCAGCTTCTCTCCAAGCGCGAAATAAGGCTGCAGCTTGCTCTGAAGGTTGGCAGGAATCGGCGGCATATTAACGGCGTTGGAGAACGGCTCGTCGCGAAGAATATGCAGCACCTGCTCCGAGACGTCGATCGCGACATTCTCTTGCGCCTCAACCGTAGATGCGCCAAGATGCGGCGTTACGATAATTTTGGGATGGGTCAGGAATGGATGGTCCGCTGCTGGCGGCTCAACCTCGAATACGTCGAACGCCGCGCCGGCTACAATGCCCTCGTCGATTGCGTCTACCAGGGCGATTTCGTCAATGATGCCGCCGCGCGCGCAGTTGACAATTCTCATGCCCGGCTTCATAACCGCAAATTGCGCTCTGCCGATCATATGGCGCGTTTCCGGAGTAAGCGGCGTATGCACGGTCATGAAATCAGCGGAACGCACAATCTCATCCACGCTGGCCAGCTTAACGCCCAGCTTCTCTGCGCGTTCCTCCGTCATAAAGGGATCGTAGCCCATAATGTTCATGCCGAAGGCTTTGGCGCGTTTGGCGACTTCGCTGCCGATACGGCCCATGCCAAGAACGCCAAGCGTCTTGTTGCGAAGCTCAACGCCTAGGAACGATTTGCGGTCCCAAGTGCCGCCCACCGTTTTGGCGTAGGCTTGCGGGATGTGGCGGGCAACCGCCATCATCATAGCAAAGGTATGCTCGCAGGTTGTAATCGTGTTGCCATCCGGCGCATTGATGACGATGATGCCGCGCTGGGTAGCGGCTTCCAGATCAATATTGTCGACGCCTACGCCAGCTCGTCCAACGACCTTCAGCCCTTTGCCGGCCTCCATAACGCGTGCGGTTACGCGAGTCTGGCTTCTAACGAGAAGCGCGTCGTATTGGCCGATAATGGCTACCAGCTCGTCCTCGCTGAGACCTGGGTTTTTGTCGACGATGACGTCGTTTGCTTCGACAAGCTGTTGGATCCCGAGATCGCTGATGGGATCGGATACTAACACTTTGAACATGTGTAACAAGCCTCCTAGGATTTAACGCCGCAGAAGCTGTAAGCTTAGCTGCAACGCTGAAATATGTACAGAAAAACTCTCGGCCCGCGCGGCTTGAAGCACACGGGACAAGAGTTCACTCCACGAACGAATAGGACTTTACTATTTTATAGCATCAACGCGGTTCATTGCAATCCTCAAACTTGCTCATTTTTGAAAATTTCGTTATGATTCAAGCACAACATTCGACAAAATTATGGCTGCGAGTAGAAGAACGGCAGCTGCGGCAGCGTCTCCGCGTCATAATAACGCGCGCGATTGGGTGCGAAATCGCCGGGATCCACGGCGCGAGTGTTCAGCAGAAGCTCCACAATGCTGTTCATGGTCTGCAGCTTCATCTTGGACGCTTGGCCGGAATAAATAAATTCATCCACACGGCTGGTCAAATCATGGGGATAGAAGCTGTACAACTCCTTCCGATCCGCCAAATATTGGCCAATGACATAGTTCTTAACCGTTAGCGGAAGGCTGCTCCATTCCTTGATGCTGAGCGTAGCCGGCGTCTTGTATTCGCCTGCAATGTTCAAATCAACGGTCGCCGCCCACTTAAGCATCGCGTGGTAATAGGCGTTCTGTCCCGCCAGCGCGGCAGTTACGGCGGCTTGATAAGCGCTGCCCTCCTGTATGTCCTTGAGCAGCGCGGCATGATCCGAGGCTCCGGAGTCGGCGGCCTTGTTGGCTGCTTCCTTGAATTTGTTCATACTGCGTATGTACGCGACCTGGGCATCGCCAAGCAAGGGCGATTTCTGCATATTGAAGGAGCTGGCTTCCTCCGCCTTCGCGGCCGCGAGCTTCGAGAGGCTCTTGAATGCCGATGGGGCATCCACGCTGGCGCCGCGCGACAGCTTGTCCGTAACAGACAGCCATTCCGTCTGAAATTCACGGTAGGAGGAGAATACGGTAAGATAGAAGGATACGAGATCCTGCTGCTGATAGGGCACTGCGGACTCGTCTATGGCGCCTTCCCCCTCCATGGCTGCCGAATACTTGGCTTCCATGCGCTCGGAGCCGAGCTGCACGCCGTAGAAGAATGCTCCTACCGCGACGACAAGCATAAATACAAATCCGACGCTGAATAACATGGCTGAGATCGTTAATCGTTTTTCCATCGTCAAACTCCTTCTCTATTTCTATGGATGAAAAGATTGTATCACAACATTACGAGAGCGGGGCATGCAGCTATGAAAAAATTCGACATACGCAATATTAAGGTGCGCAAGGTCAGCGTTGACGAAATTGATGACCGCATGCTACTAATAAACTTATACGCCACACAAGCCCTTACTCTTATTATCGGTCTCATCTGGATTTTTTTTCAGCGCCAAAATCTGCTGCAGCTATTATCCATTCCAAGCACGGCCAGCTTCATATGGTGGGGGTTCGGACTGGCGGCTGCCGTTATCGCTGTTGATCTGCTGATCTCGCGCTGGGTGCCGGAGGAAGCGGCGGACGACGGCGGCGTCAACGACCGCATTTTCCGGAATCGCGCCATATGGCATATCGCGGTCATCTCATTTGTGGTGGCCGTCTGCGAGGAGCTGCTGTTCCGTGGAGCCGTCCAGCATGCCATTGGCCCGTATTGGACGAGCATCATCTTCGCGGCCATTCACGTCAGGTATCTCAAGCACTGGATACCGACCGGTCTCGTATTTTCCATCAGCTACGGGCTGGGCTGGATTTACGAGCAGAGCGGATCGTTATGGGCGCCCATAATCGCCCACTTTGTGATCGATCTCGTTATGGGCTTGATTATTCGTTTCAGGAGGGACAATCATGAGCAGGAAGCTGAGGCATAGCCGCTCGCGGCGGTCGCCATACGACATCCTGGAGCCACAAGGCGACGCTCCCCCCGCAATGGAAGGGGAAGAGCCGCTGAAGCTGCCTCCAAGACGCAAAAAGTTTCCTTCCAGTCTGCGGAATCTAAATAAATGGTATTATAATTTTTTGTTTGTACTGTTTCTGTGCCTGGTTGGCTTTCTCTTCTGGTACGGCAACACGTTCAGTCCGTAAGCTGGATCGTTGAAGGATCGATGAACGTGTAGCCCTCCGCCTTCAGACGCGTGAGCAGCTCGTCGAGGGCATCTGCGGTCCAGGGAACCTCATGCATCAGAATATTGGCTCCGGGATGAAGCTGCTCCATGACATTGCGGATCACAACCTCCGGCTTGTCGCGAGCGGAGCTGTCCCAGTCAAGCGAGCCATTGGACCACGTCATGTACAGCATGCCGTGGTTTTTGGCGATTTCCTTCACTTGGTCGTTGCCTGCGCCGTATGGCGGTCGAAAAAACAGGGGCCGCTCTCCGATGAGCGCTTCAACGTCGGACTGAACGGAGGCCAGCTGCTCCTCGATCGTGTCGGCACTTTCATTCTTCAAATTAATATGATCGTAAGAATGGTTGCCGATTGTGCCGCCTCGCTCATACATCAGCTTCAGCAGCTCCGGATTTTGTTTCACTCGATAGCCATTGACAAAAAAGATCGCTTTGGCCCCATGCTTATCCAAGGTGTCGAGAAGACTGGTTACCACGTCTTCATCCTTTGGTCCGTCGTCGAATGTAAGCAGCACCGCGTTAGCGGGTGCGCTGTCATCAATAGGGATGAACCGATAAGCCGCGTTCATTCGATACAAGGGTTCTGCCGCGGGCGTTGCCGTCGCGGCTGGCGTGGCGGTCGGAGATGGCGAGGGCGAGGCCTCCGGCGCGGGCGCCGGAACGTTGGCGGGTGCCGCCGATTCCTTCGGCTTGGCCTCCGGTTCCTCTGTTGGAGCAGATGTTGGGGCAGAGGCGGCCCCATTTCCTGCGCAGCCGGCTGCCAGGGCTGCCAGCAGACATAGAGTGATGTGCAAATATTTTGAGCGCATGTTGGAACCTCCTGGACGTCAATTCGTGTTGCCTATCATGAACATTTTAACACATGGACCGGCTCTAACGATGCGGTCTGTTTCCTTTATTTATATAGCATGCTCCAAGGGTCTGCCGGCAACACTACATCTTGAAATCTACAGCATGAAAGAGGTGTGCGAATATGAAATGGACTGGCTTAATGGTAGGGGGCATTGTCGGCGCGGCAGCTACCCTGTATTTTTCGCGCAAGCGCCCCGGAGCCGTGGCGTGGGCTGCAAGCGCAATGTCCGATATGGCCGGCAAGTCGATGGCTAAAATGCTGCATGCAAGCTCCGGCTGGAAGCAGGAGGCCGCGGAGCAGGCCCCAAAGCAATCAGACGATACCGCCGTAAGCTCCGCTGCCGCTTGGGAGCAAATTGAAGCGTTTGTGGAAAACGATCCTTCCGTGAAGCGGGAGGTTGACAAGATTAAGGCGGAATCGTCCACTCTTTCTCATTAGAATTCGGCCAAGCATGCCGCTCGTTCACGATCCGCAGCCTCCCTGCAAGACAGGGATGGCGGCGGATCGTTTCTTTTTTTTCCATCAAAGCTAGTGCATTCGGGCATCAGACATGATAAAGTAAGTACATAGCATGGTATGAGTCTATTTTATTCACATTGGCTCTACAGATTCATACGCTATTACGACAGATGCTGCAGAGGAGGATCCTGTCATGAAAATCGAGCGACTAAGTCAGG
This genomic window contains:
- the serA gene encoding phosphoglycerate dehydrogenase; the protein is MFKVLVSDPISDLGIQQLVEANDVIVDKNPGLSEDELVAIIGQYDALLVRSQTRVTARVMEAGKGLKVVGRAGVGVDNIDLEAATQRGIIVINAPDGNTITTCEHTFAMMMAVARHIPQAYAKTVGGTWDRKSFLGVELRNKTLGVLGMGRIGSEVAKRAKAFGMNIMGYDPFMTEERAEKLGVKLASVDEIVRSADFMTVHTPLTPETRHMIGRAQFAVMKPGMRIVNCARGGIIDEIALVDAIDEGIVAGAAFDVFEVEPPAADHPFLTHPKIIVTPHLGASTVEAQENVAIDVSEQVLHILRDEPFSNAVNMPPIPANLQSKLQPYFALGEKLGSFIAQSTEGAVQEIVVSYSGELAELDTQPLTRYVVRGVLSHHLGLEQVNVVNSMHLAKLRDVNIVIQKSSTSKDFTNLVTVALRTKKEEHVVSGTLLTGYGPRIVQIDKFPVDVTPEGNLILISHNDKPGIIGRVGTLLGSNDVNIATMQVGRQLEGGSAIMVLRVDKGTPKEVLAQLTNMPELNTAKEIKLP
- a CDS encoding polysaccharide deacetylase family protein — encoded protein: MRSKYLHITLCLLAALAAGCAGNGAASAPTSAPTEEPEAKPKESAAPANVPAPAPEASPSPSPTATPAATATPAAEPLYRMNAAYRFIPIDDSAPANAVLLTFDDGPKDEDVVTSLLDTLDKHGAKAIFFVNGYRVKQNPELLKLMYERGGTIGNHSYDHINLKNESADTIEEQLASVQSDVEALIGERPLFFRPPYGAGNDQVKEIAKNHGMLYMTWSNGSLDWDSSARDKPEVVIRNVMEQLHPGANILMHEVPWTADALDELLTRLKAEGYTFIDPSTIQLTD
- a CDS encoding type II CAAX endopeptidase family protein, with the protein product MKKFDIRNIKVRKVSVDEIDDRMLLINLYATQALTLIIGLIWIFFQRQNLLQLLSIPSTASFIWWGFGLAAAVIAVDLLISRWVPEEAADDGGVNDRIFRNRAIWHIAVISFVVAVCEELLFRGAVQHAIGPYWTSIIFAAIHVRYLKHWIPTGLVFSISYGLGWIYEQSGSLWAPIIAHFVIDLVMGLIIRFRRDNHEQEAEA
- a CDS encoding ATP-binding protein: MKVWDRLARLLWHSVVGKLWATIMLLVAVVLLILGVFLLQYIDIWFDQKNSHSIKVLFVVTAIIGFLMSTFFAFFLSAKIQQPLLQLKNAADSVSQGDYSTRVPIRSSDEIGQLANTFNHMTEQLEKLIYDLNHEKNHLASVLRSMGDSVITFDAEGKVILTNPSGHLLIAGWSALEDAWEEEPSDNAPTYSGVPMPLRYLFQQVMKEGKDQTEKLHVHSSVWSVVMAPLESGGVIRGAVAVIRNVTEEHKLDKLRRDFVANISHEIRTPLSMLQGYSEALLDDIVASPEERRELVQVIHDESLRMGRLVNDFLDIARMEAGHVDMHYQKVDLRHVVRRVHRKFQVYAKEREVALYAELPEDRELLMEQADEDRLEQVLTNLMDNALRHTPAGKSITISGEAQVVSGKAYIQLKVIDEGIGIPPEDVPYIFERFYKADKARKRGDSAGTGLGLAIVKNLIDLHHGKINVESFGGAGTTFTLLLPVEGQE